A stretch of Paludisphaera borealis DNA encodes these proteins:
- a CDS encoding type 1 glutamine amidotransferase domain-containing protein, whose amino-acid sequence MSNLAGKTAAVLVEKFYEDLELWYPVMRLREAGFDVKIVGPKAGETYASKHGYPAKSDVAAADVRAEDLDLVVIPGGYSPDHMRRTPAMVELVAKAASLGKVVAAICHGPWMLCSARCIKGRNITGFFAIRDDVENAGGVWQDGACVRDGNIVTSRTPDDLPAFMQGILATVADRP is encoded by the coding sequence ATGAGCAATCTTGCAGGCAAGACCGCGGCGGTCCTGGTCGAGAAGTTTTACGAAGATCTCGAGCTCTGGTACCCGGTGATGCGGCTTCGCGAGGCGGGCTTCGACGTCAAGATCGTAGGTCCCAAGGCCGGCGAGACGTACGCCTCGAAGCACGGCTACCCCGCCAAGTCGGACGTGGCGGCGGCCGACGTTCGGGCCGAGGACCTCGACCTGGTCGTGATCCCCGGCGGCTACTCGCCCGACCACATGAGGCGCACGCCGGCCATGGTCGAGCTGGTCGCGAAGGCGGCGAGCCTCGGCAAAGTCGTCGCGGCGATCTGCCACGGCCCCTGGATGCTCTGCTCGGCCCGCTGCATCAAGGGACGCAACATCACCGGCTTCTTCGCCATCCGCGACGACGTCGAGAACGCCGGCGGCGTCTGGCAGGACGGCGCCTGCGTCCGCGACGGCAACATCGTCACCAGCCGCACCCCCGACGACCTGCCGGCCTTCATGCA